Proteins encoded together in one Rhodospirillaceae bacterium window:
- a CDS encoding glutamine amidotransferase, with translation MCGIAGLIHRGTTGDIGTEMTAMLQSLKHRGPDSTGFALYGSPKGNTLIMRFKVAEQEDMKHGFKIHDQVIQRKAEVDKRLKELGATIVQAEDATEYAFRYTLDFGGDKKKLANYIEDIDGAEILSLGYGLELIKDLGDAADVSGAYHLKGFKGSHALGHTRMATESDVDIRSAHPYWAYPFADVSVVHNGQLTNYWTGRRGLERRGHRFMSNCDSELIAVYLADKMQQGADLKDAMTDSIDELDGVFTYLVATADSLGMAKDVMAAKPMVLYESDTFIGLASEEVAIRSVFPHEIDTFDPYEGEVRVWKR, from the coding sequence ATGTGTGGGATCGCAGGATTGATCCACCGCGGCACGACCGGTGACATCGGCACCGAAATGACCGCGATGCTGCAAAGCCTCAAGCATCGTGGGCCTGATTCGACCGGCTTTGCGCTCTATGGCAGCCCCAAGGGCAACACCTTGATCATGCGCTTCAAGGTGGCCGAGCAGGAGGATATGAAGCATGGCTTCAAGATCCACGACCAGGTCATCCAGCGCAAGGCGGAGGTCGACAAGCGCCTGAAGGAACTGGGCGCGACCATCGTCCAGGCGGAAGACGCCACGGAATACGCCTTCCGCTATACCCTCGATTTCGGCGGCGACAAAAAGAAGCTCGCCAACTATATCGAGGATATCGACGGTGCCGAGATCCTGTCGCTGGGCTATGGCCTGGAACTGATCAAGGATCTGGGCGACGCCGCCGATGTGTCGGGCGCCTATCACCTCAAGGGCTTCAAGGGCAGCCATGCGCTGGGTCATACGCGCATGGCGACCGAATCGGATGTCGACATCCGCTCGGCCCATCCCTATTGGGCCTATCCCTTCGCCGACGTCTCCGTCGTTCATAACGGCCAGCTCACCAATTACTGGACCGGACGGCGCGGTCTTGAGCGTCGCGGCCACCGCTTCATGTCGAACTGCGACAGCGAACTCATCGCCGTCTATCTCGCCGACAAGATGCAGCAGGGCGCCGACCTCAAGGACGCGATGACGGACTCCATCGACGAGCTCGACGGTGTCTTCACCTATCTGGTGGCGACCGCCGACAGCCTCGGCATGGCCAAGGACGTCATGGCAGCGAAGCCCATGGTGCTTTACGAAAGCGACACCTTCATCGGCCTCGCCTCGGAGGAAGTCGCCATTCGCAGCGTGTTCCCGCACGAGATCGACACCTTCGACCCCTATGAGGGCGAAGTGCGCGTCTGGAAGCGGTAA
- a CDS encoding alkaline phosphatase D family protein: MHSRRRFLIAAGTITTGFALSSSGLANFAPYYAYRAGRNPLRGQSNPFTLGIAAGSPRDDGFVLWTRLAPDPLSADPQAPGGIEHRDHDAGIAVDYAIATDPQMRRIVRHGSTLADPAFAYAVHLEVGGLDPARPYWYRFRLGDHETAIGRAVTLPQAGRPTDTLRLGFTSCANYERGFFSAYRHLADEQPDLVLMLGDYIYEQVEQHRPVQRRHSDHAVPTTLDGYRRRYAQYRQDPDLQRLHATAPTLITWDDHEVENDYAGRWSETLIDPGIFLQRRQAAYQAFYEHMPLRWRPTADGLRIHDSITIGDLARISLLDGRQYRSRGACAGPPDRGGGHLVDSVTCPELIDPARSMLGHHQEKWLQGNLATSPSRWNLLAQNVIMAQLGTEQADGTLTAWTDAWDGYPAARARLLRQLAGTRNPVVFGGDIHSFWNNDLKLDVRDGQAPVIATEFITSSITSDGPPQDHLDGKRRDHAHIHFAESRHRGYARVEIKAGRLTTDFRSVSDVTDPAAGIATLKSFVMEDGVAGAVAV; this comes from the coding sequence ATGCACTCCCGCCGCAGATTTCTGATTGCCGCCGGCACCATCACGACCGGCTTTGCGCTCTCCAGCAGCGGCCTCGCCAACTTCGCGCCCTATTACGCCTATCGCGCCGGCCGCAACCCGCTCAGGGGCCAGTCCAACCCCTTCACCCTCGGCATCGCCGCCGGCAGCCCGCGTGACGACGGCTTCGTGCTCTGGACCCGGCTGGCACCGGATCCGCTGTCGGCTGACCCGCAAGCGCCGGGCGGCATCGAGCACCGTGACCATGATGCCGGCATCGCCGTCGACTACGCCATCGCAACCGATCCGCAGATGCGGCGCATCGTCCGCCATGGCAGCACCCTTGCCGATCCTGCCTTTGCCTATGCCGTGCATCTTGAGGTGGGTGGTCTCGATCCGGCCCGCCCCTATTGGTATCGCTTCCGCCTCGGCGATCATGAAACCGCCATCGGCCGCGCCGTCACCTTGCCACAGGCAGGTAGGCCCACCGATACCTTGCGCCTCGGTTTCACCTCCTGCGCCAATTATGAGCGCGGCTTCTTCAGTGCCTACCGGCATCTCGCCGACGAGCAGCCGGATCTCGTCCTGATGCTGGGCGACTACATCTATGAGCAGGTCGAACAGCATCGGCCGGTTCAGCGCCGCCACAGCGATCATGCCGTGCCCACCACGCTGGACGGCTATCGCCGCCGCTATGCGCAATACCGCCAGGATCCGGACCTGCAGCGCCTGCACGCGACGGCGCCGACCCTCATCACCTGGGACGATCATGAGGTCGAGAACGATTATGCAGGCCGCTGGTCGGAGACGCTCATCGACCCCGGCATCTTCCTGCAACGCCGCCAGGCGGCCTACCAGGCCTTCTACGAACACATGCCCTTGCGCTGGCGGCCGACGGCCGATGGCTTGCGCATCCATGACAGCATCACCATCGGCGACCTCGCCCGCATCTCGCTGCTGGATGGCCGTCAATACCGCTCGCGCGGCGCCTGCGCCGGCCCGCCCGACCGCGGCGGCGGCCATCTGGTCGACAGCGTCACCTGCCCGGAGCTGATCGATCCCGCCCGCTCGATGCTGGGCCACCATCAGGAGAAATGGCTGCAGGGGAATCTGGCGACCAGCCCCTCGCGCTGGAACCTGCTGGCGCAGAACGTCATCATGGCGCAACTGGGCACGGAACAGGCGGACGGCACGCTCACCGCCTGGACCGATGCCTGGGACGGCTATCCCGCCGCCCGCGCGCGGCTGCTGCGGCAACTGGCCGGGACGCGCAATCCGGTCGTCTTCGGCGGCGATATCCATTCCTTCTGGAACAATGATCTGAAGCTCGATGTTCGCGACGGGCAGGCCCCGGTGATCGCCACCGAGTTCATCACCTCATCCATCACCTCGGACGGCCCGCCGCAGGACCATCTCGACGGCAAGCGCCGCGACCACGCGCATATCCATTTTGCCGAAAGCCGCCATCGCGGCTATGCCAGGGTCGAGATCAAGGCCGGCCGCCTCACCACCGATTTCCGAAGTGTGAGTGACGTGACGGACCCGGCTGCCGGCATCGCTACCCTGAAAAGCTTCGTCATGGAGGACGGCGTGGCCGGCGCTGTCGCCGTCTAG
- a CDS encoding FAD-binding oxidoreductase: MALPAHVKYVVIGAGIHGLSSAWHLAENLRKTGKGSGADVLIVDKTSIAAGASGIACGVVRNNYFQPAMRRLMAHSVGVWESDPEAFSYHSVGYMQISPEVMHQDVASIYAQQKEIGYTSSFIDGEKDCMTYMKGIFDDWQAKGITSVLHEKKGGYANNTAAMYGLAKKAEAEGVRIVTGIEVKGLKRDGKGAVTAVETNQGDIKCDYVIAGMGPWVRSVWKMLDLPDAISIKGKDGKMHENVPMWVYWSLQEGTLGVDPDHQKTNDGKMPPVIHVDTDAPLYSDEDGSLITDKLWGIYYKPDFHFGGIQGGAMPFKVPTALDKVRVDPYGPDSPEFIVGDDFAHMWVSALAFCQKRFMGTMSKYKKEPSGGIGCFTADSFPVFDKFAENVYIIADSNHGYKMIGVGKLVADDICGMGDELLRPFRFSRFAEGKLHPTSNSPFPWS; this comes from the coding sequence ATGGCCCTTCCCGCCCACGTCAAATATGTCGTCATCGGTGCCGGCATCCACGGTCTCTCCTCGGCCTGGCATCTTGCGGAAAACCTCCGCAAAACCGGCAAGGGTTCCGGTGCCGACGTGCTCATCGTCGACAAGACGTCGATCGCGGCCGGTGCCTCGGGCATCGCCTGCGGCGTCGTGCGCAACAACTACTTCCAGCCCGCCATGCGCCGCCTGATGGCGCATTCGGTGGGTGTCTGGGAAAGCGATCCGGAAGCCTTCTCCTACCACTCGGTTGGCTACATGCAGATCAGCCCCGAGGTGATGCACCAGGACGTGGCCTCGATCTACGCCCAGCAGAAGGAGATCGGCTACACGTCGAGCTTCATCGATGGCGAGAAGGATTGCATGACCTATATGAAGGGCATCTTCGACGATTGGCAGGCCAAGGGCATCACCTCGGTCCTCCATGAGAAGAAGGGCGGCTATGCCAACAACACCGCCGCCATGTATGGCCTCGCCAAGAAGGCCGAGGCCGAGGGTGTCCGCATCGTCACCGGAATCGAAGTGAAGGGCCTGAAGCGCGACGGCAAGGGCGCCGTCACCGCGGTCGAAACCAACCAGGGCGACATCAAGTGCGACTATGTCATCGCCGGCATGGGTCCCTGGGTCCGCTCGGTCTGGAAGATGCTGGATCTCCCCGACGCGATCTCGATCAAGGGCAAGGACGGCAAGATGCACGAGAACGTGCCGATGTGGGTCTATTGGTCGCTGCAGGAAGGCACGCTCGGCGTCGATCCCGACCATCAGAAGACCAATGACGGCAAGATGCCGCCGGTCATCCATGTCGATACCGACGCGCCGCTTTATTCCGACGAGGACGGCTCGCTCATCACCGACAAATTGTGGGGCATCTATTACAAGCCGGACTTCCATTTTGGCGGCATCCAGGGCGGCGCCATGCCGTTCAAGGTGCCGACCGCCCTCGACAAGGTGCGCGTCGACCCCTACGGCCCGGACAGCCCCGAATTCATCGTCGGCGACGATTTTGCGCATATGTGGGTGTCGGCTCTGGCCTTCTGCCAGAAGCGTTTCATGGGCACCATGTCGAAATACAAGAAGGAGCCCTCGGGCGGCATCGGCTGCTTCACCGCGGACAGCTTCCCCGTCTTCGACAAGTTCGCCGAGAACGTCTACATCATCGCCGACAGCAACCACGGCTATAAGATGATCGGCGTCGGCAAGCTGGTTGCGGACGATATCTGCGGCATGGGCGACGAACTCCTCCGCCCGTTCCGCTTCTCGCGCTTTGCCGAAGGCAAACTGCATCCGACCTCGAACTCGCCGTTTCCGTGGAGCTGA
- a CDS encoding glutamine synthetase, with translation MTDLEAHVAQKGRKELVKQVRAQINALGIKYIYYQFVSVTGRIVGKGVPADHWETVAEKGFQLVYGSTANLFVDRRKNYIGYGPEASELVGIPDPETFVQLPWDKRVARVFCTCFRNREERENPGGHLSSDCRGNLRIIHDEFKKKHKGLHLRHGCEPEMMWLKKGDNGLPDGGFSKPNCYHIDQFESLRPVFMKVIEYAQAMGLDMIQGDHEDAPGQLELNWMYDDCLRTADRLTTYRQVCAQVAREHNLIACFMPKPFMGVSASGCHHNLSLWTGGEDKINDQHLSPLPGQKDVFSYRKGGENTFMPGKQGGKPGPIGLYSIGGVIKHLNALTAIGSSTVNSYRRLWDTGFWAPVFADWGYQNRTCALRISAPGRFEYRSVDAAVNPYLMAAALLKAFDDGITNKLDPGEPEERNMYEAIAAGKKVKKLPMSLGEALDHLENDKVINSALPGDMMRVFMHYKRDEHEKFMATVTDWDLEQYWDILP, from the coding sequence ATGACTGACCTTGAGGCACACGTCGCACAAAAAGGGCGCAAAGAACTCGTCAAACAAGTCCGCGCCCAGATCAACGCACTCGGTATCAAGTATATCTACTATCAATTCGTTTCCGTGACCGGCCGCATCGTCGGCAAGGGCGTACCCGCCGACCATTGGGAAACGGTCGCCGAAAAAGGCTTCCAGCTGGTCTACGGCTCGACCGCCAATCTATTCGTCGACCGCCGCAAGAACTATATCGGCTATGGCCCGGAAGCCTCGGAGCTGGTCGGCATTCCCGACCCCGAGACCTTCGTCCAGCTGCCCTGGGACAAGCGCGTCGCACGCGTCTTCTGCACCTGCTTCCGCAATCGCGAGGAGCGCGAGAATCCGGGCGGCCATCTCAGCTCGGACTGCCGCGGCAATCTCCGCATCATCCACGACGAATTCAAGAAGAAGCATAAGGGCCTGCATCTCAGGCATGGTTGCGAGCCGGAGATGATGTGGCTGAAGAAGGGCGATAACGGATTGCCCGATGGCGGCTTCTCCAAACCAAATTGCTATCACATCGACCAGTTCGAAAGCCTGCGCCCCGTCTTCATGAAGGTGATCGAATACGCACAGGCCATGGGCCTCGACATGATCCAGGGTGATCACGAGGATGCGCCCGGCCAGTTGGAACTCAACTGGATGTATGACGATTGCCTGCGCACAGCCGACCGGCTCACGACCTATCGCCAGGTCTGCGCCCAGGTCGCCCGCGAGCACAATCTCATCGCCTGCTTCATGCCCAAGCCTTTCATGGGCGTCTCGGCCTCGGGCTGCCATCACAATCTCTCTCTGTGGACCGGTGGCGAGGACAAGATCAACGACCAGCATCTCAGCCCCCTCCCCGGCCAGAAGGATGTCTTCTCCTATCGGAAGGGCGGCGAGAACACCTTCATGCCCGGCAAGCAGGGCGGGAAGCCAGGTCCCATCGGCCTCTATTCGATCGGCGGCGTGATCAAGCATCTGAATGCCTTGACCGCGATCGGCTCCTCCACGGTGAACTCCTATCGCCGCCTGTGGGATACCGGTTTCTGGGCGCCGGTCTTTGCCGATTGGGGCTATCAGAACCGCACCTGCGCGCTGCGCATCTCGGCACCTGGCCGCTTCGAATACCGCTCGGTCGACGCCGCGGTGAACCCCTATCTGATGGCGGCGGCGCTGCTCAAGGCCTTCGACGACGGCATCACCAACAAGCTCGATCCGGGCGAGCCGGAAGAGCGCAACATGTATGAGGCGATCGCCGCCGGCAAGAAGGTCAAGAAGCTGCCGATGAGCCTCGGCGAGGCGCTCGATCATCTCGAGAACGACAAGGTCATCAACTCGGCGCTGCCGGGCGACATGATGCGCGTCTTCATGCACTACAAGCGTGACGAACATGAAAAGTTCATGGCCACCGTCACCGATTGGGATCTGGAGCAATACTGGGACATCCTGCCCTAA
- a CDS encoding FadR family transcriptional regulator, with product MGRIGTPASDAGSLPVDSNRGSVWIAGQLRQAIIAGTYKHGEKLPAERHLADAFDASRTTVRLALDQLEQERLVTRRVGSGTFVNHRAVSDLDNIADSTSPLELIEARLGIEPHMTRLAVLNATNRDIEKMTEAIERAEEAGDDATVWTEWDTQFHLLLAEASHNRLILWLYQHVNEIRSHDQWASMRDKVLTPARIAEYNRQHRALLGAIASRDVEGAAAMVTSHLHFARRQLMGIEGA from the coding sequence TTGGGCCGAATTGGTACACCAGCCAGCGACGCCGGCAGCCTGCCGGTCGATTCCAACCGCGGTTCGGTCTGGATCGCCGGGCAATTGCGCCAGGCGATCATTGCCGGCACCTACAAGCATGGGGAAAAGCTGCCGGCTGAGCGGCATCTGGCCGACGCCTTCGATGCCAGCCGCACGACGGTGCGCCTGGCGCTCGATCAATTGGAACAGGAACGGTTGGTGACGCGACGGGTCGGCAGCGGCACCTTCGTCAACCATCGGGCGGTTTCGGACCTCGACAACATCGCCGATTCGACCTCGCCGTTGGAGCTCATCGAGGCGCGGCTCGGCATCGAGCCGCATATGACGCGGCTTGCGGTCCTCAATGCCACCAATCGCGATATCGAAAAGATGACGGAAGCGATCGAGCGGGCGGAAGAAGCCGGCGACGATGCGACCGTGTGGACGGAATGGGACACGCAGTTCCATCTGCTGCTGGCGGAGGCAAGCCACAACCGGCTCATCCTGTGGCTCTACCAGCATGTGAACGAGATCCGCTCACATGATCAATGGGCCTCCATGCGCGACAAGGTGCTGACACCGGCGCGCATCGCCGAATACAACCGCCAGCACCGGGCCCTGCTCGGTGCCATCGCCAGCCGCGATGTGGAAGGGGCGGCGGCGATGGTGACGAGCCATCTCCACTTCGCGCGGCGGCAGTTGATGGGGATCGAGGGGGCTTAA